TCATGATGGTCTTCCCAGTCATGTTCCAAACAAATTTAATGTCTCAACTCCAGATATTCATTTCACTTTTTTGTTGATGTGGGCATTCTACATTTGATGTATTGATATTTTGGCTTATACACATTGTATTCATTATTTTCGAAATTCAATCTGTGGAATTTGCTTTGGGACATATTGTCTTTAAATATCAATGATTGTTCACTTCAATGAATACAGGTGGGCATTCTGATAACTCCATCAAGTTGATCTCCTCTGATGGGGCCAAAACGATTGAAACTGCTGCTGGGCATTGTGCACCTGTGACCTGTCTTTCCCTTTCAAATGACAGCAACTATCTTGTCACGGGTTCTCGAGACACAACTGTTATAATTTGGAGAATACACCGTGTTTCTCCTTCAAATGCAAAGAATGTATCAGAATCTACCCCAACAGCAATTAGTCCTGCAGGTGGTAGCGATCCAAATAGTACTCTAGACACTAGCAGAAGGCATCGGATTGAAGGCCCCATGCATGTATTAAGAGGTCATCTTGGAGAGATAATCTCCTGTTCTGTTTGTTCTGACCTAGGTGCTGTTGCTTCCTGCTCAAATGCTTCCGGCGTTATCCTACATTCTTTGAGGAGAGGTCGATTGATAAAGAAGCTAGATATTAAGGAGGCACATATTGTCTGCCTCTCATCTCAAGGAGTTCTATTAATTTGGAATAAGATCAAGAAAAGTCTATCCACCTTTACAGTCAATGGGATACCGATTGCTACAACAGTTATATCACCTTTCTCTGGCAGAATCAGTTGCATTCAGATTTCTGCTGATGGGGAAAATGCTTTAATTGGGACATCATCTTGTACAAATGATACTACTAAAGATGACATTGTCGCAGAAAATAACAATATGGAGTTAGACAGAAATGACGTTTCTAATGAAAACACAGAGGACAGAATAGCAGTTCCTGTTCCTTCAATTGCTTTCCTAAATTTGCATACCCTGAAGGTAAGCTGTTATCTATTTCTTTCCTGTTGTAATTGTTATGCGTGTTAATATGTCATAAGTTTGTTGGGATTTGGTTGCAGGTTTTTCATACTTTGGTTTTGGAACGAAGTCAAGACATCACTTGCATAGGTCTGAACAAGGATAGCACCAACCTTTTAGTATCAACAGCAGATAAACAGCTGATAGTTTTCACAGACCCTGCTGTAAGCGTTTATAATTCAAATCTCATTTTTAGCAGCTAACTAGGCCATGCATTAATGATTTTCAAGATTTTGGTTTTCCATGCTATAAATGTATGATATTGACATAAGCCATGAACAGTAAGAGAGTCCATTTGAATAAACATCACATTTTTTGCTTCATTTCAATCATGCTTCTTAGTTTACTCATGCCGAATAATCGTATCTTTAGCGTAATAAGCATACTGAGGTGCGATTCGCATGATGCATCTGAACATGCATTCATCTACACTTTCTTTGGCCTCGTCATATATCAAAATCTCTCTTCTTGCAGTTGAGCTTGAAGGTAGTGGATCACATGCTTCGGCTTGGTTGGGAAGGTGATGGTCTGCTTCAATCATGAGCGGTTGATTCTTTTCGACGCATGATTCTTGACCTCTGGTGGCTTTCGGCCAGCCATCGACCAACCATATGTGTTGTGAAACACATTGTGCAAATAGTAGGATAGCAGAATATTGAAACATTGTGCAGAAGAGAGGATGCAGAGTTGTCTATTTTTCTTCATTCTGTATATGATCTTATTGTTTTAtagatgaaatcagttttgaggtTTTTCTCCTCTTTAGTTCCTTCTCTTTCCTTATCTTGCCTTCTTTCCGTATTTTGATGTACTACAAGTTAGCAAGCGCTGAAACACATCAAATGCTGCCTTTTTCAGGACATTGGCTGCTGCATAGCATATGAAATTATTTGAATCTCTTAATTCTTCCACTCGGTATGCCAGATTACTCTACTAGCTGTCAGCATCAAATAAGCTGTTCTTTGAGAGCAAATCTCGAGATGTCTTCTGAGCAGTACTCTtcagaaacataagatttgactcAGGTACAATAAACCTATAAAAGAATCTCTAGAAGGTTTTCTCGGTTGATAATATAGTTAAAATCACAAGTACGGTAAGTTATATGCGTGATGTTTCAAGCAATTTGTCATCTTGACCGTTTTCTCTGTTCCATCCTCAATTTCTGTATTGTGATTGTGTTCCTGTATTTGAGGCATTGTTAGGAGCACCAACAGAAGACACAGCATATTAGTGGAGAATGACACGGATAGAAGCAAGAGGGGATACGTGACGCGAGTGGAGAAGGTAGGTCAGGACAAGACTGGTGCTGGTGCTCATTGAATTCAAGACCCTACCATAATTAACTCGGGTTGTTGTGCTGCCTCGCAGTATATAGCGGCATATGTAGCACAGCCATTGGTGGCAATTTGGCAGAGCGACAACCGGTCAATTGAATCCATTAATAGTTTGGATCGGACCAACTTAAGGATCACTAATTTGGCGTCTGCCCCCTCTACGGACACCGCATTCATCCATTTAAGTAAACCGCCCACCGCAAGGAAACGTTCAACGCGTTTTCTCTCCTCCGCTCCGTTCATCTCCTGGCACTTCTCTTGAACCCGTCTTCTCCTTTTCTCTTCGTTCATCTCCCCTTTCTTTTTCATCATCCTTTGCCAGGGTTTAGAATTCTAACATCCGATCTGGTTGCTTGGAGTCGAAGATGTTGGACCAGCTGCTGATCTTTACGCGGGGTGGGCTGATCCTGTGGGAGCTCGGCAGCTCGCTCAAGGGATCCCCGATCGACGCGCTCATCCGCTCCTGCCTCCTCGAGGAGCGCTCCGCAGACGCGGCCTTCCACTACGACGCTCCCGGCGCCGCCGGCGGAGCCGCCTACACCCTCAAGTGGGTCTTCGACAACGACCTCGGCCTCGTCTTCGTCGCCGTCTACCAGCGCATCTTTCATCTCCTCTACGTAGACGATCTCCTCGCGGCCGTCCGCCGCGAGTTCTCCCGGATCCATGACCCCAGTCGCACGTCGTACGATGATTTCAACGAGACCTTCCGCCAGCTCCAGAAGGAGGCCGAGGCGCGGGCGGAGGAGATGCGCAAGTCCAAGCAGGCTGCCCGCGTCCCCACGGCGCCCAAGAAGCAAACCAGCGGTTCCGGGAAGCAACGAAATAGCGGTAGCAGTGGCAACACCAGCGGTTCTGGGAAAGACGAGTCAGATGGCGATTCAGGAAAGGGCCGTTGGTTAGCGAATGGTAGTTCAAATGGGCAAGGGAATGAAAGTAAAGACAATTCTCGTGCCCCGAGTGGTTTTCTGAAGGGAAAAGAGACCGGAGCGCCTGAAGTTGGGGCATTCGATGTAAACAAGTTACAGAAGTTGCGGTCCAAAGGTGGGAAGAAGACGGACACTGGTGGCGTTGGGAGCAAGGCCACCAAGGCGGAGCCAAAGAAGAATGTGAAGAAGAACAGGGTTTGGGATGATTCACCTTCTGAGTCGAGATTGGATTTTACGAATCCAGTGGATGAGAGAGGGGAAGAGCCTCTGGAGGTTGTGGAGGCAGATCGGGGAGAGAGCATGATGGATAAGGAGGAAATTGTGAGCAGCGAAAGTGagagtgaggaagatgaggaagtGGAGAATGAAAAACCTTGCACGAAGAAGAAGGGGTGGTTCTCGTCTATGTTCCAAAGGTAAATATTTGGATTTGAAACCTCTTCATGATTGTTTATTTAGTGAATGCTTTGGTTATATATCAATAGTTTTCTTTCAAATATCTTCATTCAACTTACTGTAGATTATTCTTCTCTCTCAAATGAGGGAATATGCATAGCTGATACCTGCACATGTATCTGTTTGTAGCTTCTCGACTTAATTGTTCTTTTCTGATGCTTATTTTATAAATCTATCTCTACAGTAGTTCATGTGCTTGTGGTCTAAATTTGTAATATGCCCACCACAAATTGAAATTAGTGTATAATCAGAGGTCAAAAGAGGGTAATTAAATCAATCCTTTTGATTGACTGCACCTTAGATTTTGCATACAAAACAAAATGTTTTTAGGTCCTCAATGGccccattgtttttttttttctcttcagaaCCTTAGCTGCTATTCCATGCAATCTGGATCCACTATGTTCCGACAATTATTCATCTATGTTGCATTTTCTTGGCTTCAGTATTGCAGGTAATGCTGTGTTAGAGAAGTCTGACTTGAAACCAGCCTTGAAAGCTCTCAAGGATAGGTTGATGACTAAAAATGTGGTATGTGTCTGGTCTTCCATGTTTGGTTGATATATGTATGCCAAATTCTGATGTTTGTTTCAACTATTATACTATTCATCATAGAGTTATTTTTTCATGGAACTTTCAGGCTGAGGAAATAGCTGAAAAGCTTTGTGAATCAGTAGCAGCTAGTCTTGAGGGGAAAAAACTGGGCTCCTTTACGAGAGTTTCTTCAACAGTTCAGGTTTGTTGATGGGGTTGATGTATACCTTTTTTTTGCTGGCTTCATTTTGCTGCAGTCATACTCTTGCAAAACCGTATATCTCAGTGTTGGATTACAACTGCAGACAGCCATGGAAGAGGCACTTCTTCGTATTTTAACACCAAAGAGATCCATTGACATTTTGCGAGATGTCCATGTCGCTAAGGAGCAAGGAAGACCTTATGTTGTTGTTTTTGTTGGTGTCAATGGAGTTGGAAAATCTACCAATCTTGCCAAGGTTAGCATATTTTCTCTTAATTCTTTTTATTTGGCTGGCATTTGTCCCATTTCTGAaatatcttcttcttttgtaaTTATATAGGTTGCATACTGGCTTTTGCAACATGAAGTTAATGTCATGCTGGCAGCATGTGATACATTCAGGTCTGGTGCTGTTGAACAGCTTCGGACTCATGCACGCAGACTCCAGGTATGCCACCTACTCTTGATTTATTGGTGTTTGTTCATGATGGATATCAGCTTTCCATTGTTTTATTTTGCTCCTTGCTCGACTATGCCTCCTTTCAGTTGTGCTCGTTGTTTATTGATAAATTTGGATTTCATGCCGAGAGATTGGAAAAGATTATCTACATGCTACTCTTTAGTCGATTTCAAAGAACATGTTGGACTTGCCACTACATGTGGTTTGGTTTCTCTCTGATAATACATCTTGAAAGAAAGAAGCAGTCGTAAGGCACTTGGCGATCCTTTTTTTACCTTTTGCAGCATTGAATGGTAGCTTCTGCTGTTAGTGTAGTCACTAGTCAAATGAAGATAAAATTGACCATTACCAACCTTTGATACCGATGTTCAAGTTTGTAATCTGACTTTGCTGTGACATTAGCATTGTTACAATACAAGTGATTAAAGCTGAAGTGCGCAATGGCTACGAGACCTATACATTTGTAACAACTAAAATGCTTTGCAGATACCTATCTTCGAGAAAGGCTACGAAAAGGATCCCGCAATTGTAGCGAAAGAAGCTATCCAGGAGGctaaatccaataattcagatgTTGTCCTTGTCGACACAGCTGGCCGTATGCAGGTAAGAATTACTGGGGACACTATTAATTGGCCAAACATGTAGGAGATGTATTGTCTATAACCAGCTTTCTTGCTGTTGCATATCAGGATAATGAGCCACTGATGAGAGCACTCTCCAAGCTCATCAACCTCAACAACCCAGATCTGGTACTTTTTGTTGGAGAGGCTTTGGTTGGAAATGATGCTGTGGATCAATTAACCAAGTTCAACCAGGTACCATGTGTCCCATGTTCTCCATTTCAAGATTGTTGTTGATAATTTTACCAGATGACCAGTTCGAGCATCCATCCTGCATCCTTTGCTAGACCCACAGTTTTACCAATCACTTGGTTGTTTCACATACTACCATGCAGAAATTAGCAGACCTGTCCACGATTTCGAATGCCAGGTTGATCGATGGCATCCTGCTCACCAAGTTCGACACGATTGATGATAAGGTTGTAAATTGTTTTAGCCGTAGAAGTTGCTTTCTTGTCGTTACTTCGTTTTTCCACTAATTCCCGAAATTTTCGTGTCAGGTTGGAGCAGCTCTTTCCATGGTCTATGTTTCAGGAGCTCCAGTGATGTTTGTTGGTTGCGGTCAGTCCTACACCGACCTTAAGAAGCTCAACGTGAAGTCCATTGTCAAAACTCTTCTGAAGTGAGCGTAGTACCGCTGTCTGAACTTTTAGTCCCCCATGACCTCATTCTCTTGACGTCTTAAGCAAATGAATCATACTGGCTCTGCTGTAGATTCTTTCAAGAGACGATGTCTATTCTTTAACAAGAATTGCTTTCTTGTTATAATTTTAGAAACTCTTAATCACATTTTGATAGTAGCATTATCTCGAATACCAGCCCCAATCTGTATATACCAATCCGAGAAAGGATTGGTATCGGACTCTACAATTCGGTcagtatttaattttaattttaatttttcagcTGATACAGGTTTGATTAACTATCAAATGTATTAGTCCGATGAAGTATTGAAATCGGTACCAAATTGAGATTTAAAATCTTGGTTAGCAGTTCTTTTACTAGAAATTGTATTTCTATGGAACATTTTCTGGCTGCCATAGAAGTAACCAGGTAGAGCGCTACAAGCGGTACTCTCTCCACACCCACCTCTCAGGCCGGTTGTTACTGTGGACCAACGTGCAGGTGGTGGTGGAGGGTGGCGCATCCACACCATATGGCCCGACGAAGACTATACCCTACGTGAGTTCACCATGGGGAAACGGCGAAAGCTTTTAAGGTGCATGGAGAAGCTGCTGCCTTTGAAGGAGAACTTACATAATTACTCAGGTTTGTCTCAATGAACCTTAAATATTTGCTTCTTTTTGGAACCATCTAATAAGAAATATATAAATAGCAGAATTCCAAAAGGGCTTACCCAGAAAGGACAAATATGTAAATTAAATCCCAATCGCAATAACGTCTCTCGGCGACGCTGCTTTTTGTTCGTGCTGGCCTATAAAACCCCTGGAGGCGCCATTTCCATTCGGAATCCACAGTTTCTCCCTCTGTCCTCCCATCATTCTTTCTCGGGCAAATAGAACTACCCTCCGCCTTTTGCTCCCGCTTCCCGATCGAAACCCTAACATGTGCTTCCTATCTCTTAGCAATACCTCTGATGAGCGTCCCTCGGAGATCGGTGATCCCTGTCTGGAGATCGAGGAAACGACGCCTCTTAGGTGAATCACTCGTTCCTCATTATCTTGATCGACGATGCACCGTTTGCTCACGCATGGGAAAGAATcgttctgatgatgatgatgatgatgctcatGGTATTAGTCTCAGTTTTCTTTTACGTTATCTCTGTTTTGCTCTTTTGGAATCGGTTTCATTGTTTGTGGTTTTTTGCTATTTCTCACAAGAAACAGCGAATCTAACGGATCTCAGATCTGATTTATCTTTCATCTATAGAACTATTAAGTACACGGGGATGCTTGCTTATTATCTTAGAGGGTGAACAAATAAGATGACTGCTCTTCAGATACTGCCGGTCACTTCCTTTTCTGGTTTGGCAACGAGGCTAAAGTCTGTGACCTTTTGTGGAGCATAGGATGATGGAATTTACTTTTTGCCATTCTGGAGATCTTGATCCCTCTGTCTATCATCAGTCTCTTCCGAGAAGTCCTGTTGACCTTCGTTTTTTTGCTGTTCCATGTTCTTCGTTCAACATTTTTGGCTTGATTTTTTTGAGTGGTCTGATGTTGATATTATAACTGATAGCGTTTCGATATGGTACGGTTGGACATTAAGCTTTGCTCAGCAACGGATCTGTGTTAAGCTGATTGAAGTTAAACGCTGGCTACAATTAAGCTGCAATTGCAGCTCTGTTACTAATTAACCCAATACCAACATCATTCTCTTCGGCCGCTGACTGATAATGGCACTGGACCAAGATTTTGTTCATGAATTTAACATACAAGTTAAAATCTGATAATTCTGAGAGTTGATGTACATTCCAATTATATAGGGAGCAACCATGAAATGAAATAGGTTATCTCTGAAGGATCAGAAATAAGTTTTCAGTTTATCAAGTAAA
This is a stretch of genomic DNA from Musa acuminata AAA Group cultivar baxijiao unplaced genomic scaffold, Cavendish_Baxijiao_AAA HiC_scaffold_1153, whole genome shotgun sequence. It encodes these proteins:
- the LOC135671740 gene encoding uncharacterized protein LOC135671740 encodes the protein MLDQLLIFTRGGLILWELGSSLKGSPIDALIRSCLLEERSADAAFHYDAPGAAGGAAYTLKWVFDNDLGLVFVAVYQRIFHLLYVDDLLAAVRREFSRIHDPSRTSYDDFNETFRQLQKEAEARAEEMRKSKQAARVPTAPKKQTSGSGKQRNSGSSGNTSGSGKDESDGDSGKGRWLANGSSNGQGNESKDNSRAPSGFLKGKETGAPEVGAFDVNKLQKLRSKGGKKTDTGGVGSKATKAEPKKNVKKNRVWDDSPSESRLDFTNPVDERGEEPLEVVEADRGESMMDKEEIVSSESESEEDEEVENEKPCTKKKGWFSSMFQSIAGNAVLEKSDLKPALKALKDRLMTKNVAEEIAEKLCESVAASLEGKKLGSFTRVSSTVQTAMEEALLRILTPKRSIDILRDVHVAKEQGRPYVVVFVGVNGVGKSTNLAKVAYWLLQHEVNVMLAACDTFRSGAVEQLRTHARRLQIPIFEKGYEKDPAIVAKEAIQEAKSNNSDVVLVDTAGRMQDNEPLMRALSKLINLNNPDLVLFVGEALVGNDAVDQLTKFNQKLADLSTISNARLIDGILLTKFDTIDDKVGAALSMVYVSGAPVMFVGCGQSYTDLKKLNVKSIVKTLLK